One Nocardioides oleivorans DNA segment encodes these proteins:
- a CDS encoding class II 3-deoxy-7-phosphoheptulonate synthase → MSAIPTLEQLHALDPKQQPTYPDAGAVDTAVARLRTAPPLVFAGECDDLTEKIAAVSRGEAFLLQGGDCAETFAGVTADNVRNKLRVLLQMAVVLTYAASVPVVKLGRLAGQYAKPRSSDMETRDGVTLPAYRGDAVNGYDFTPEARIPDPQRLVEVYNNSAATLNLVRAFVTGGYADLRQVHTWNTDFVQNSPFGQRYEAVADEIERALTFMQAIGADPDEFHRVDFHSSHEALLLEYEQSLTRIDSRTDAPYNVSAHFVWIGERTRQLDGAHVELLSRIRNPIGIKLGPTTTPDDALAYAARLNPDNTPGRLTFITRFGAGKIRDGLPALVEKVTAEGLNVAWVCDPMHGNTFEASSGYKTRRFDDVIDEVQGFFDVHRSLGTWPGGVHVELTGDDVTECVGGGEEIDEAGLANRYESVCDPRLNRVQSLELSFLVAEMLRKA, encoded by the coding sequence GTGAGTGCCATCCCCACCCTCGAGCAGCTGCACGCCCTCGACCCGAAGCAGCAGCCGACCTACCCCGACGCGGGGGCGGTCGACACCGCTGTGGCTCGTCTCAGGACTGCGCCGCCGCTCGTCTTCGCGGGCGAGTGCGACGACCTCACCGAGAAGATCGCGGCGGTCAGCCGCGGCGAGGCGTTCCTGCTCCAGGGCGGTGACTGTGCCGAGACCTTCGCCGGCGTCACCGCCGACAACGTCCGCAACAAGCTGCGCGTCCTGCTGCAGATGGCGGTCGTCCTGACGTACGCCGCCTCGGTGCCGGTGGTGAAGCTCGGCCGCCTCGCCGGCCAGTACGCCAAGCCCCGCAGCTCCGACATGGAGACCCGCGACGGCGTGACCCTCCCGGCCTACCGCGGCGACGCCGTCAACGGCTACGACTTCACCCCCGAGGCACGCATCCCCGACCCGCAGCGGCTGGTCGAGGTCTACAACAACTCGGCGGCGACGCTCAACCTGGTCCGCGCGTTCGTCACCGGCGGCTACGCCGACCTGCGCCAGGTCCACACATGGAACACCGACTTCGTGCAGAACTCGCCCTTCGGCCAGCGCTACGAGGCGGTGGCCGACGAGATCGAGCGCGCACTGACCTTCATGCAGGCGATCGGCGCCGACCCCGACGAGTTCCACCGCGTCGACTTCCACTCCAGCCACGAGGCGCTGCTGCTGGAGTACGAGCAGTCCCTCACGCGCATCGACTCGCGCACGGACGCTCCCTACAACGTCTCGGCGCACTTCGTGTGGATCGGCGAGCGCACCCGTCAGCTCGACGGCGCCCACGTCGAGCTGCTGTCGAGGATCAGGAACCCGATCGGCATCAAGCTCGGCCCGACGACCACGCCGGACGACGCCCTGGCCTACGCCGCGCGCCTGAACCCCGACAACACCCCGGGCCGGCTCACCTTCATCACCCGCTTCGGCGCGGGCAAGATCCGCGACGGCCTGCCGGCCCTCGTGGAGAAGGTCACGGCCGAGGGGCTCAACGTGGCGTGGGTCTGCGACCCGATGCACGGCAACACCTTCGAGGCGTCCTCGGGCTACAAGACCCGCCGCTTCGACGACGTCATCGACGAGGTCCAGGGCTTCTTCGACGTGCACCGCAGCCTCGGCACCTGGCCCGGAGGCGTCCACGTCGAGCTGACCGGTGACGACGTCACCGAGTGCGTCGGCGGCGGCGAGGAGATCGACGAGGCCGGCCTGGCCAACCGCTACGAGTCCGTCTGCGACCCCCGCCTCAACCGGGTCCAGTCCCTCGAGCTCTCCTTCCTCGTCGCCGAGATGCTGCGGAAGGCCTGA
- a CDS encoding threonine aldolase family protein: MIDLRSDTLTRPTDAMREAMARAEVGDDVYGEDPTVNALQERVAAMFGHEAALFTPTGSMANVLAVASLVAPGQEVLCESSAHIARAELGAHGAISGLTMRTWTHARGQVDLPAIESMFAPDMGMYFVRTAAVSVENTGNFAGGAILPIEDLRALRAWADSVGTKVHVDGARLWNAHVATGTPLADYGRIADVLAVCLSKGLGAPVGSLMVGSADAIGEAKVRRKRMGGGMRQVGVLAAAAAYALDHHVERLADDHAHARLLGEALGLDPGDVDTNIVVVERPDAAAFVAQAADEGVRISAVGPRAVRLVTHLDVSRADAEQAAAVLSRLSAR; this comes from the coding sequence GTGATCGACCTGCGCTCCGACACCCTCACCCGGCCGACCGACGCGATGCGCGAGGCGATGGCCCGTGCGGAGGTCGGTGACGACGTCTACGGCGAGGACCCGACGGTCAACGCGCTGCAGGAGCGGGTGGCCGCGATGTTCGGCCACGAGGCGGCCCTCTTCACCCCGACGGGCTCGATGGCCAACGTCCTGGCCGTCGCCTCGCTCGTCGCACCCGGGCAGGAGGTGCTCTGCGAGTCCTCGGCCCACATCGCGCGCGCCGAGCTCGGCGCGCACGGAGCGATCTCGGGTCTCACCATGCGCACCTGGACCCACGCCCGGGGACAGGTCGACCTGCCGGCCATCGAGTCGATGTTCGCCCCCGACATGGGGATGTACTTCGTGCGCACCGCCGCGGTCTCCGTCGAGAACACCGGCAACTTCGCCGGCGGCGCGATCCTGCCGATCGAGGACCTGCGCGCCCTCCGTGCCTGGGCCGACTCGGTGGGCACCAAGGTCCACGTCGACGGTGCCCGGCTGTGGAACGCCCACGTCGCGACCGGTACCCCGCTCGCGGACTACGGCCGGATCGCCGACGTCCTCGCGGTCTGCCTCTCCAAGGGCCTCGGCGCGCCCGTCGGCTCCCTGATGGTCGGCTCCGCCGACGCGATCGGGGAGGCCAAGGTGCGGCGCAAGCGGATGGGCGGCGGGATGCGCCAGGTCGGCGTGCTCGCGGCGGCAGCGGCGTACGCCCTCGACCACCACGTCGAGCGGCTCGCCGACGACCACGCCCACGCGCGGCTGCTCGGGGAGGCCCTCGGCCTCGACCCGGGCGACGTCGACACCAACATCGTCGTCGTCGAGCGGCCGGACGCCGCGGCGTTCGTCGCGCAGGCGGCCGACGAGGGGGTGCGGATCTCGGCGGTGGGTCCGCGCGCGGTCCGGCTCGTCACCCACCTCGACGTCAGCCGGGCCGACGCCGAGCAGGCGGCGGCGGTGCTCAGTCGGCTGAGCGCCCGATGA
- a CDS encoding discoidin domain-containing protein translates to MPARPVAPPAQAADPVAAPVTPPAATTPATPTRRPSLPKLPGRPKRPARPERATRERPPGRRTAWDPDEELLPYEEVDGLEPDYPVHGRAWIAWVAGAALLVGLVLVLLQVFATDDEDVAADPGSTDSASVDPSGTSEPDPGSEETAPASNEGPTGTGPRIQLATGATFVVPDTAPPTQDFDGTTVAYDASQMGDGNPSTAWRTEGDATGETITVALTEPGVVYRVGLVNGYSKQVEGVDWYPNNRRILAVTWTFDDGSTLAQTFAERPGLQMLKVPPVETRTVTITLDSVTPPGTGNLGRDYTAISEVSVIGRSAD, encoded by the coding sequence ATGCCGGCACGGCCGGTCGCGCCGCCCGCGCAAGCAGCCGACCCCGTCGCCGCACCCGTCACGCCCCCGGCAGCCACGACCCCCGCCACCCCGACGCGGAGGCCGTCGCTGCCGAAGCTGCCCGGGCGCCCGAAGCGGCCCGCGCGCCCGGAGAGGGCCACGCGCGAGCGCCCGCCCGGTCGTCGTACGGCCTGGGACCCGGACGAGGAGCTGCTGCCCTACGAGGAGGTCGACGGCCTCGAACCCGACTACCCCGTGCACGGGCGCGCCTGGATCGCGTGGGTCGCGGGTGCCGCCCTGCTCGTGGGCCTCGTGCTCGTGCTCCTGCAGGTCTTCGCCACCGACGACGAGGACGTCGCGGCCGACCCCGGCAGCACGGACTCGGCCTCGGTCGACCCCTCGGGCACCTCGGAGCCCGACCCCGGCTCCGAGGAGACGGCCCCGGCATCGAACGAGGGACCCACCGGCACCGGCCCGCGGATCCAGCTGGCCACCGGGGCGACCTTCGTCGTGCCGGACACCGCGCCGCCGACCCAGGACTTCGACGGCACGACGGTCGCCTACGACGCGTCCCAGATGGGCGACGGCAACCCGAGCACCGCGTGGCGCACCGAGGGCGACGCCACCGGCGAGACCATCACGGTCGCGCTCACCGAGCCCGGCGTCGTCTACCGGGTCGGCCTGGTCAACGGCTACTCCAAGCAGGTCGAGGGCGTCGACTGGTACCCCAACAACCGCCGGATCCTCGCGGTCACCTGGACCTTCGACGACGGCAGCACCCTCGCCCAGACCTTCGCCGAGCGACCCGGCCTGCAGATGCTCAAGGTGCCGCCGGTCGAGACGAGGACCGTGACGATCACCTTGGACTCGGTGACGCCGCCCGGTACCGGCAACCTCGGGCGCGACTACACCGCGATCAGCGAGGTCTCGGTCATCGGGCGCTCAGCCGACTGA
- a CDS encoding DMT family transporter: protein MTPEQTRRTTLLAALALLALAACWGSTFFLIKDMLDRVPTLDFLAVRFAIASLALLVVAPRAIGRLSPAVRRHAAVLGLLYGVAQILQTAGLAHTPASISGFVTGLYVVCTPLLAAMILRTAIPPVTWAAVALATVGLGVLALNGLSIGYGELITLASAVLYALHIVGLGAWSSAQDAIGMTTLQVIVIAVVCTTATAPDGIVLPDRTSDWVSVLYMAVIVGALGLLGQTWAQAHLPPTRSAIIMSMEPVFASFFAVWLGGENLTARLLVGGAMVLVAMLTVELAPRRVVEGEVPHIAV from the coding sequence GTGACACCCGAGCAGACCCGACGTACGACCCTGCTCGCGGCCCTGGCGCTCCTCGCGCTGGCGGCCTGCTGGGGCAGCACGTTCTTCCTGATCAAGGACATGCTGGACCGGGTCCCGACGCTCGACTTCCTCGCCGTCCGGTTCGCCATCGCCTCGCTCGCGCTGCTGGTCGTCGCACCGAGGGCGATCGGGCGCCTGTCCCCCGCCGTCCGCCGCCACGCGGCCGTCCTCGGCCTGCTCTACGGCGTCGCGCAGATCCTCCAGACCGCCGGCCTCGCGCACACGCCGGCCAGCATCAGCGGCTTCGTGACCGGGCTGTACGTCGTCTGCACGCCGCTGCTGGCCGCGATGATCCTGCGCACCGCGATCCCGCCGGTCACGTGGGCGGCCGTGGCGCTCGCGACGGTCGGCCTCGGGGTCCTCGCGCTCAACGGCCTCAGCATCGGCTACGGCGAGCTGATCACGCTGGCCTCGGCGGTGCTCTACGCCCTCCACATCGTGGGTCTCGGCGCCTGGTCGAGCGCGCAGGACGCGATCGGCATGACGACGCTGCAGGTGATCGTCATCGCGGTGGTCTGCACGACGGCCACCGCGCCCGACGGGATCGTGCTCCCCGACCGGACCTCCGACTGGGTGTCGGTGCTCTACATGGCCGTGATCGTCGGTGCGCTGGGCCTGCTCGGCCAGACCTGGGCCCAGGCCCACCTGCCACCGACGCGCAGCGCGATCATCATGAGCATGGAGCCGGTCTTCGCCTCGTTCTTCGCGGTCTGGCTGGGCGGTGAGAACCTCACCGCGCGGCTGCTGGTCGGCGGCGCGATGGTGCTCGTCGCCATGCTCACCGTCGAGCTCGCACCGCGCCGCGTGGTCGAGGGCGAGGTCCCGCACATCGCCGTCTGA
- a CDS encoding PASTA domain-containing protein — MRTTPADGPRAEAPTSAVPVAPAPGRTPGTSPAKSPSKVAPVATTARRRSVRGPLVLLLTVLLLAGVAGGAYWFGWARYTTTPGVLTLDEAAATSKLEDAGLDVAIGDPAYSENVDPGLVISTDPGPGGKVLSGGTVTLVLSLGPERYDVPDLAGRTEDQAQDALAATNLAFGKSVGRWSETVPEGQVIRTSPKTGTTLKPGALVDLVLSRGRKPLTIKDWTGKSYDAAKAALEGRKLQVTVTDEQYSDTVAEGDVISQDPATGTLYKGDTVSFVVSLGPELVEVPRVRAMGVEAATELLEGLGFVVETEQADNYLGLGFVFSSDPSQGDEVPKGSTITLFLI; from the coding sequence ATGCGGACGACGCCTGCGGACGGGCCGCGCGCGGAGGCACCCACCTCCGCCGTGCCGGTGGCGCCCGCCCCGGGACGTACCCCCGGCACCTCCCCTGCGAAGTCCCCCAGCAAGGTCGCGCCCGTGGCCACGACGGCGCGCCGCCGCTCGGTCAGGGGTCCGCTCGTCCTGCTGCTCACCGTGCTGCTCCTGGCCGGCGTGGCGGGCGGTGCCTACTGGTTCGGCTGGGCGCGCTACACGACGACGCCGGGCGTGCTGACCCTGGACGAGGCGGCGGCCACCTCGAAGCTCGAGGACGCCGGCCTCGACGTCGCGATCGGCGACCCCGCCTACTCCGAGAACGTCGACCCCGGCCTGGTCATCTCGACCGACCCGGGTCCCGGTGGCAAGGTGCTCAGCGGCGGCACGGTCACCCTCGTGCTGTCCCTCGGGCCGGAGCGCTACGACGTGCCCGACCTCGCGGGCCGCACCGAGGACCAGGCCCAGGACGCGCTCGCCGCGACCAACCTCGCCTTCGGCAAGAGCGTCGGCCGGTGGAGCGAGACCGTGCCCGAGGGGCAGGTCATCCGCACCTCGCCGAAGACCGGCACCACGCTCAAGCCCGGTGCCCTCGTCGACCTCGTGCTGAGCCGCGGGCGCAAGCCGCTCACGATCAAGGACTGGACCGGCAAGTCGTACGACGCCGCGAAGGCCGCGCTCGAGGGCCGCAAGCTCCAGGTGACGGTCACCGACGAGCAGTACAGCGACACCGTCGCGGAGGGCGACGTCATCTCCCAGGACCCCGCCACCGGCACCCTCTACAAGGGCGACACCGTCTCGTTCGTCGTCTCGCTCGGCCCGGAGCTGGTCGAGGTGCCGCGGGTGCGCGCGATGGGCGTCGAGGCCGCGACCGAGCTGCTCGAGGGCCTCGGCTTCGTGGTCGAGACGGAGCAGGCCGACAACTATCTCGGCCTCGGCTTCGTGTTCAGCTCCGACCCCTCGCAGGGCGACGAGGTGCCCAAGGGCTCGACGATCACGCTGTTCCTCATCTGA